A region from the Chlamydiales bacterium genome encodes:
- the ftsY gene encoding signal recognition particle-docking protein FtsY yields the protein MVLGFLKSSFQKVKSALSKTRSLLGGKIRALFGQPWDEKTFEELEAILYEADLGSVCVQEFVEHAKHFLRKNADAPKEELITSMRDLALKILEAPAKVTPQAPKAGEPLVILIVGVNGSGKTTSIAKLAKQFQVQNKKVLLGAGDTFRAAAIEQLTTWSERLGCEIVKSQPGSDPSAVAFDALTAAKARGADVVIIDTAGRLQNKTELMRELEKMRKVCAKVVSTAPHETLLVLDSTTGQNAVDQATVFHQFTPLTGIILAKLDGSAKGGIALSITKQLGIPIRWIGVGEKMEDLLPFDREAYANALFSIE from the coding sequence ATGGTATTGGGTTTTCTTAAATCGAGTTTCCAAAAAGTCAAGTCGGCTCTTTCAAAAACGCGCTCCCTGCTGGGAGGAAAGATCCGCGCACTCTTTGGGCAGCCCTGGGATGAGAAGACCTTTGAAGAGCTCGAGGCCATTCTGTATGAAGCCGATCTAGGCTCTGTCTGCGTGCAAGAGTTTGTCGAGCACGCCAAACACTTCCTGCGCAAAAATGCCGATGCGCCCAAAGAGGAGCTGATCACCTCCATGCGCGATCTCGCCTTGAAAATACTGGAGGCTCCCGCGAAGGTGACGCCGCAAGCACCAAAAGCAGGAGAGCCTCTGGTGATTCTGATTGTGGGGGTAAATGGAAGCGGAAAGACGACCAGCATTGCCAAGCTTGCCAAGCAGTTTCAAGTGCAGAACAAGAAGGTGCTTCTGGGGGCTGGCGACACATTTAGAGCTGCAGCCATCGAGCAGCTAACCACCTGGTCTGAACGTCTCGGTTGCGAAATCGTAAAGTCTCAACCTGGCAGCGACCCTTCAGCAGTGGCTTTTGACGCCCTCACCGCTGCAAAAGCGCGCGGAGCAGATGTTGTCATCATCGACACGGCTGGAAGGCTTCAGAATAAGACCGAGCTCATGCGCGAGCTGGAGAAGATGCGCAAGGTCTGTGCAAAAGTCGTTTCCACAGCGCCACACGAGACGCTCCTCGTTCTCGACTCTACCACCGGCCAGAACGCCGTCGATCAGGCCACCGTCTTCCACCAGTTCACTCCCTTAACCGGCATCATCCTCGCTAAGCTCGATGGCTCCGCAAAGGGCGGCATCGCACTCTCCATCACCAAGCAGCTCGGCATCCCCATCCGCTGGATTGGGGTCGGCGAGAAGATGGAGGACCTCCTCCCCTTCGACCGCGAAGCCTACGCAAACGCCCTCTTCAGCATTGAATGA